One genomic segment of Bos javanicus breed banteng chromosome 23, ARS-OSU_banteng_1.0, whole genome shotgun sequence includes these proteins:
- the PHF1 gene encoding PHD finger protein 1 isoform X2: protein MAQPPRLSRSGAPPLWDPASPAPTSGPRPRLWEGQDVLARWTDGLLYLGTIKKVDSAREVCLVQFEDDSQFLVLWKDISPAALPGEELLCCVCRSETVVPGNRLVSCEKCRHAYHQDCHVPRAPAPGEGEGASWVCRQCVFAIATKRGGALKKGPYARAMLGMKLSLPYGLKGLDWDAGHLSNRQQSYCYCGGPGEWNLKMLQCRSCLQWFHEACTQCLSKPLLYGDRFYEFECCVCRGGPEKVRRLQLRWVDVAHLVLYHLSVCCKKKYFDFDREILPFTSENWDSLLLGELSETPKGERSSKLLSALNSHKDRFISGREIKKRKCLFGLHARIPPPVEPPPGDGAPTSFPSGQGPGGGVSRPLGKRRRPEPEPLRRRQKGKMEELGPPSAVRNQPEPQEQRERARLQRALQASVSPPPSSPNQSYQGSSGYNFRPTDARCLPSPIRMFASFHPSASTAGTSGDGEPPDRSPLELHIGFPTDLPKSAPHSMTASSSSVPAPSPGVPRRSAPPSPLCRSLSPGAGGGVRGGVGYLSRGDPVRVLARRVRPDGSVQYLVEWGGGGIF, encoded by the exons ATGGCACAGCCCCCCCGGCTGAGCCGCTCTGGTGCCCCCCCGCTTTGGGACCCAGCTTCCCCTGCTCCCACCTCAGGCCCCCGGCCTCGACTTTGGGAGGGTCAAGATGTGCTGGCCAGATGGACAGATGGGCTGCTATACTTGGGGACCATCAAAAAG GTGGACAGTGCTCGGGAGGTGTGTCTGGTTCAGTTTGAGGATGATTCCCAGTTTCTGGTTCTATGGAAAGATATTAGCCCTG CGGCGCTCCCTGGGGAGGAACTCCTCTGCTGTGTATGTCGCTCTGAGACTGTGGTCCCTGGGAACCGGCTGGTCAGCTGTGAGAAGTGTCGCCATG CTTATCACCAGGACTGCCACGTTCCAAGGGCCCCAGCccctggagagggagagggcgcaTCCTGGGTCTGCCGCCAGTGCGTTTTTGCCATCGCCACCAAG AGGGGGGGTGCGCTGAAGAAGGGCCCCTATGCCCGGGCCATGCTGGGCATGAAGCTCTCCCTGCCGTATGGACTGAAGGGGTTGGACTGGGACGCTGGGCATCTGAGCAACCGGCAGCAGAGCTACTGTTACTGTGGTGGCCCTGGGGA GTGGAACCTGAAGATGCTGCAGTGCCGGAGCTGCCTGCAGTGGTTCCATGAGGCCTGCACCCAGTGTCTGAGCAAGCCCCTCCTTTAcggggacag GTTCTATGAGTTTGAGTGctgtgtgtgtcgggggggcCCTGAGAAGGTCCGGAGGCTACAGCTTCGCTG GGTGGATGTGGCACATCTTGTCTTGTACCATCTCAGTGTTTGCTGtaagaaaaaatactttgatTTTGACCGTGAGATCCTCCCCTTCACCTCTGAGAATTGGGACAGTTTGCTCCTTGGAGAG CTCTCAGAAACCCCCAAGGGAGAACGGTCTTCCAAGCTCCTCTCCGCTCTCAACAGCCACAAGGACCG TTTCATTTCAGGGAGGGAGATTAAGAAGAGGAAATGCTTGTTTGGTCTCCATGCTCGGATCCCTCCCCCTGTGGAGCCCCCTCCTGGAGACGGAGCCCCCACCAG CTTCCCTTcagggcagggccctgggggaggggtcTCACGTCCCCTGGGGAAGCGCCGGAGGCCGGAGCCAGAGCCCctgaggaggaggcagaaggggaAAATGGAGGAGCTGGGGCCACCCTCAGCAGTGCGCAACCAGCCCGAGCCCCAGGAGCAGAGGGAGCGGGCTCGTCTGCAAAGGGCACTGCAG gcctcagtgtctccaccACCCTCCAGCCCTAACCAGAGTTACCAGGGCAGCAGCGGCTACAACTTCCGGCCCACAGATGCCCGCTGCCTGCCCAG tCCCATCCGGATGTTCGCTTCCTTCCACCCCTCTGCCAGCACCGCAGGGACCTCTGGGGATGGTGAACCCCCAGACAG GTCACCCCTGGAACTTCACATTGGTTTCCCCACAGACCTCCCTAAAAGTGCCCCCCACTCGATGACTGCCTCATCTTCCTCagtcccagccccctccccaggtgtTCCCAGACGCTCAGCACCCCCTTCTCCCCTGTGCCGTAGTTTGtctcctggggctgggggtggagtcCGAGGTGGGGTCGGCTACCTGTCCCGTGGGGATCCTGTCCGGGTCCTTGCTCGGAGAGTGCGGCCTGATGGCTCTGTGCAGTACCTGGTtgagtggggaggtgggggcatcTTCTGA
- the CUTA gene encoding protein CutA isoform X2, whose translation MPTLLPAASRLLLLPRALLSMASGSPPAQPSSASGSAYVPGSVSAAFVTCPNEKVAKEIARAVVEKRLAACVNLVPQITSIYEWKGKIEEDSEVLMMIKTQSSLVPALTDFVRSVHPYEVAEVIALPVEQGNFPYLQWVRQVTESVPDSSTAPL comes from the exons ATGCCGACACTGCTGCCTGCAGCCTCTCGCCTTCTGTTGCTACCCCGAGCCCTGCTGTCCATGGCTTCAGGAAGTCCCCCGGCCCAGCCCTCGTCGGCCTCGGGCTCCGCTTATGTCCCCGGCTCGGTCTCTGCGGCCTTTGTCACCTGCCCCAACGAGAAGGTCGCCAAGGAGATCGCCAG GGCTGTGGTGGAGAAGCGCCTAGCAGCCTGCGTCAACCTTGTCCCTCAGATTACATCCAT CTATGAGTGgaaaggaaagattgaagaggacAGTGAAGTGCTGATG ATGATCAAAACCCAAAGTTCCTTGGTTCCAGCTCTGACGGATTTTGTTCG GTCTGTGCACCCTTACGAAGTGGCTGAGGTGATTGCATTGCCTGTGGAGCAGGGGAACTTCCCGTACCTGCAGTGGGTGCGCCAGGTTACAGAGTCGGTTCCTGACTCCAGTACAGCCCCGCTGTGA
- the CUTA gene encoding protein CutA isoform X1, translating into MRRGRAPTLLLGGGAALLLSLFWMPTLLPAASRLLLLPRALLSMASGSPPAQPSSASGSAYVPGSVSAAFVTCPNEKVAKEIARAVVEKRLAACVNLVPQITSIYEWKGKIEEDSEVLMMIKTQSSLVPALTDFVRSVHPYEVAEVIALPVEQGNFPYLQWVRQVTESVPDSSTAPL; encoded by the exons ATGAGGCGGGGGCGGGCTCCCACATTACTGCTCGGCGGAGGG GCCGCTCTGCTCCTGTCGCTGTTTTGGATGCCGACACTGCTGCCTGCAGCCTCTCGCCTTCTGTTGCTACCCCGAGCCCTGCTGTCCATGGCTTCAGGAAGTCCCCCGGCCCAGCCCTCGTCGGCCTCGGGCTCCGCTTATGTCCCCGGCTCGGTCTCTGCGGCCTTTGTCACCTGCCCCAACGAGAAGGTCGCCAAGGAGATCGCCAG GGCTGTGGTGGAGAAGCGCCTAGCAGCCTGCGTCAACCTTGTCCCTCAGATTACATCCAT CTATGAGTGgaaaggaaagattgaagaggacAGTGAAGTGCTGATG ATGATCAAAACCCAAAGTTCCTTGGTTCCAGCTCTGACGGATTTTGTTCG GTCTGTGCACCCTTACGAAGTGGCTGAGGTGATTGCATTGCCTGTGGAGCAGGGGAACTTCCCGTACCTGCAGTGGGTGCGCCAGGTTACAGAGTCGGTTCCTGACTCCAGTACAGCCCCGCTGTGA
- the PHF1 gene encoding PHD finger protein 1 isoform X1, which translates to MAQPPRLSRSGAPPLWDPASPAPTSGPRPRLWEGQDVLARWTDGLLYLGTIKKVDSAREVCLVQFEDDSQFLVLWKDISPAALPGEELLCCVCRSETVVPGNRLVSCEKCRHAYHQDCHVPRAPAPGEGEGASWVCRQCVFAIATKRGGALKKGPYARAMLGMKLSLPYGLKGLDWDAGHLSNRQQSYCYCGGPGEWNLKMLQCRSCLQWFHEACTQCLSKPLLYGDRFYEFECCVCRGGPEKVRRLQLRWVDVAHLVLYHLSVCCKKKYFDFDREILPFTSENWDSLLLGELSETPKGERSSKLLSALNSHKDRFISGREIKKRKCLFGLHARIPPPVEPPPGDGAPTSFPSGQGPGGGVSRPLGKRRRPEPEPLRRRQKGKMEELGPPSAVRNQPEPQEQRERARLQRALQASVSPPPSSPNQSYQGSSGYNFRPTDARCLPSSPIRMFASFHPSASTAGTSGDGEPPDRSPLELHIGFPTDLPKSAPHSMTASSSSVPAPSPGVPRRSAPPSPLCRSLSPGAGGGVRGGVGYLSRGDPVRVLARRVRPDGSVQYLVEWGGGGIF; encoded by the exons ATGGCACAGCCCCCCCGGCTGAGCCGCTCTGGTGCCCCCCCGCTTTGGGACCCAGCTTCCCCTGCTCCCACCTCAGGCCCCCGGCCTCGACTTTGGGAGGGTCAAGATGTGCTGGCCAGATGGACAGATGGGCTGCTATACTTGGGGACCATCAAAAAG GTGGACAGTGCTCGGGAGGTGTGTCTGGTTCAGTTTGAGGATGATTCCCAGTTTCTGGTTCTATGGAAAGATATTAGCCCTG CGGCGCTCCCTGGGGAGGAACTCCTCTGCTGTGTATGTCGCTCTGAGACTGTGGTCCCTGGGAACCGGCTGGTCAGCTGTGAGAAGTGTCGCCATG CTTATCACCAGGACTGCCACGTTCCAAGGGCCCCAGCccctggagagggagagggcgcaTCCTGGGTCTGCCGCCAGTGCGTTTTTGCCATCGCCACCAAG AGGGGGGGTGCGCTGAAGAAGGGCCCCTATGCCCGGGCCATGCTGGGCATGAAGCTCTCCCTGCCGTATGGACTGAAGGGGTTGGACTGGGACGCTGGGCATCTGAGCAACCGGCAGCAGAGCTACTGTTACTGTGGTGGCCCTGGGGA GTGGAACCTGAAGATGCTGCAGTGCCGGAGCTGCCTGCAGTGGTTCCATGAGGCCTGCACCCAGTGTCTGAGCAAGCCCCTCCTTTAcggggacag GTTCTATGAGTTTGAGTGctgtgtgtgtcgggggggcCCTGAGAAGGTCCGGAGGCTACAGCTTCGCTG GGTGGATGTGGCACATCTTGTCTTGTACCATCTCAGTGTTTGCTGtaagaaaaaatactttgatTTTGACCGTGAGATCCTCCCCTTCACCTCTGAGAATTGGGACAGTTTGCTCCTTGGAGAG CTCTCAGAAACCCCCAAGGGAGAACGGTCTTCCAAGCTCCTCTCCGCTCTCAACAGCCACAAGGACCG TTTCATTTCAGGGAGGGAGATTAAGAAGAGGAAATGCTTGTTTGGTCTCCATGCTCGGATCCCTCCCCCTGTGGAGCCCCCTCCTGGAGACGGAGCCCCCACCAG CTTCCCTTcagggcagggccctgggggaggggtcTCACGTCCCCTGGGGAAGCGCCGGAGGCCGGAGCCAGAGCCCctgaggaggaggcagaaggggaAAATGGAGGAGCTGGGGCCACCCTCAGCAGTGCGCAACCAGCCCGAGCCCCAGGAGCAGAGGGAGCGGGCTCGTCTGCAAAGGGCACTGCAG gcctcagtgtctccaccACCCTCCAGCCCTAACCAGAGTTACCAGGGCAGCAGCGGCTACAACTTCCGGCCCACAGATGCCCGCTGCCTGCCCAG cagtCCCATCCGGATGTTCGCTTCCTTCCACCCCTCTGCCAGCACCGCAGGGACCTCTGGGGATGGTGAACCCCCAGACAG GTCACCCCTGGAACTTCACATTGGTTTCCCCACAGACCTCCCTAAAAGTGCCCCCCACTCGATGACTGCCTCATCTTCCTCagtcccagccccctccccaggtgtTCCCAGACGCTCAGCACCCCCTTCTCCCCTGTGCCGTAGTTTGtctcctggggctgggggtggagtcCGAGGTGGGGTCGGCTACCTGTCCCGTGGGGATCCTGTCCGGGTCCTTGCTCGGAGAGTGCGGCCTGATGGCTCTGTGCAGTACCTGGTtgagtggggaggtgggggcatcTTCTGA